In Takifugu flavidus isolate HTHZ2018 chromosome 5, ASM371156v2, whole genome shotgun sequence, the following proteins share a genomic window:
- the fkbp15b gene encoding FK506-binding protein 15 isoform X5 has product MFGGEDEDGDFLSPTGGAKLASLFGLDQKTSQGNESFQYTAPKQPRKNSTPAPLAPKAPPPAGAPAVLFATAVQTFRYINGQYVKQGKLGAAVLGNHTSKEYKLLLYLNQQKQVASAKIHLHFVFTLQPNSYYTFYDDQMQNWSVIFESEKSSSDFCREVCLAKANSAASLDAALVQDLRVGEGQAVEMGDFLEVSYTGWLMHNHGIGQVFDSNQNKDKLLRFKVGSGKVIKGWEEGMLGMKKSGHRLIIVPPHLAYGAKGVPNRVPANSTLIFEVELQRVKFAKDGVSEHSSVSPREPAAPSPAPSSSSTETVASEGPGQPPTTAPGGLGELRSKSNSLSEQLANPDVTKANLISRMAKMGQPMLPFLKGASSQPESSDSELEDTSGSRTKERPAAAAAAAAAAAAAAAAAAEQMCTVAPPTFSFAHAAPPSALLPVMSSGPPGLPGPAFQPYAYTHPSVAQTALQPAGQAAPYIGSTDVTGFLMTEARQQNTEIRLSIGKVGDKVDQLSSKIDDLQKQANLSAGVSSMPMETSIILHNIQRIVQENECLKKEVFEKSSRIEEQNHKISELIEQNQRYLEQSNLLLEKRNDSFKMSNEQSQAKLLQAEQEKVRLTEDLAVSTARQSQLQLEASSQQQKAVELQNKLSSALQSSDQQSQRIAGLETQLEELKEAAEATQARYRSEKQRRQQMELRVNSLEEELQDLKLEKGSLERTLLERKKKWQAELQRREEELEELRRSSQQEQENLWAQLRRARSSTEHSVSDQMCQMQAELENEWKTKCHQLLASAKEQHSAELAQLRDQRDHLQDQLRELQEKLMFVKRSRDSEEQEKLSEELLLLQQKYSDLEQQGTTDRSKLEQRVAELERSLLEQKPSGDVAAEVKRVMNGVFHSLRGEFEVGESYNGQAVLGIIVTTIKNVTLQLLSHTDGASLKLNQEQEEEEEEEEEDSLGGSEESSQLNTRVNGESQVEEKHVAGSASHQANATPMEEEEEEEEEEETETTVIESETVRPVEEAQIHAGDSELKLQEVAATRPPPQDSEVSVEETSRAAEGFLDQQAAGSDQQAAGSDQQAAGSDQQAAGSDQDVAASTEEDASSLEREAHGGEMNVSPPKALQPPANPPPPPDPLHSSSGKDTSLTGAEGEEKEEPVFQVKGPVKSLSPPKEEEEEDELTLKGQPPPAPLFGEDEDEDDDLDWMK; this is encoded by the exons ATGTTCGGCGGGGAAGATGAAGACggggacttcctgtctccaacAGGAGG GGCCAAGCTGGCTTCTCTCTTCGGGCTGGACCAGAAGACCAGTCAGGGAAACGAGTCCTTCCAGTACACGGCACCGAAGCAGCCCAGAAAGAACTCCACCCCcg CTCCGCTGGCCCCCAAGGCCCCCCCGCCCGCCGGAGCCCCTGCTGTGCTGTTCGCCACGGCTGTCCAGACGTTCAGATA CATCAATGGACAGTATGTGAAGCAGGGGaagctgggagctgctgtgctGGGCAACCACACCAGCAAGGAG TACAAGCTTCTCCTGTACCTGAACCAACAGAAGCAAGTGGCCTCAGCCAAGATCCACCTGCACTTTGTTTTCACA CTTCAGCCCAACAGCTACTACACCTTCTACGATGACCAGATGCAGAACTGGTCTGTTATTTTTGAATCGGAGAAATCTTCGTCAGACTTCTGCAGAGAG GTGTGTTTGGCCAAAGCCAACAGCGCCGCCTCCCTAGATGCTGCCCTGGTCCAGGATCTGAGAGTTGGTGAGGGTCAGGCGGTGGAGATGGGCGACTTCCTGGAGGTTTCCTACACCGGCTGGCTCATGCACAATCATGGGATTGGACAG GTCTTTGATTCCAACCAGAACAAAGACAAGCTGCTGCGATTTAAAGTTGGGTCGGGAAAAGTGATCAAA GGCTGGGAGGAAGGAATGCTGGGAATGAAGAAATCTGGCCACCGACTCATCAttgtccccccccacctcgcGTACGGGGCCAAGGGGGTCCCCAACCGTGTCCCGGCCAACAGCACGCTCATCTTTGAAGTGGAGCTTCAGCGG GTGAAATTTGCCAAGGACGGTGTGTCTGAGCACAGTAGCGTCAGCCCCAGAGAGCCTGCTGCACcttctcctgccccctcctcctccagcactgAGACGGTGGCCTCAGAGGGTCCAGGACAGCCACCCACCACGGCTCCAGGGGGGCTGGG GGAACTTCGATCCAAGTCCAACTCTCTGAGCGAGCAGCTGGCG AATCCAGACGTGACCAAAGCCAACCTCATCTCCCGCATGGCTAAGATGGGACAGCCCATGCTGCCCTTTCTGAAAGGAGCTTCCAGCCAACCTGAGTCCAGCGACTCGGAGCTTGAG GACACCAGCGGCAGCAGAACCAAGGagcggcctgctgctgctgctgctgccgccgccgccgccgccgccgccgctgctgctgctgctgagcagatGTGCACTGTGGCACCTCCAACCTTCA GTTTCGCTCACGCAGCGCCACCTTCTGCCCTACTTCCTGTGATGAGCTCTGGTCCCCCCGGGCTGCCAGGTCCTGCCTTTCAG CCGTACGCCTACACGCACCCGTCTGTGGCCCAGACCGCgctgcagcctgctggacaaGCTGCCCCGTACATAG GCTCCACTGATGTGACGGGGTTCTTGATGACCGAGGCGAGGCAACAAAACACCGAGATCCGTCTGTCCATTGGAAAAGTGGGGGACAAAGTGGATCAGCTGAGCTCAAAG ATAGATGACCTACAGAAGCAGGCCAACCTGTCGGCCGGGGTGTCCAGCATGCCCATGGAAACCTCCATCATCCTGCACAACATCCAGAGGATCGTTCAG GAAAATGAATGTTTGAAGAAGGAAGTCTTTGAGAAAAGCTCTCGCATAGAGGAACAGAACCATAAGATCAGTGAGCTCATCGAGCAGAACCAGAG GTACCTGGAGCAGAGtaacctgctgctggagaagaggAATGATTCCTTCAAGATGTCCAATGAACAGAGCCAGGCCAAGCTGCTCCAGGCTGAGCAGGAAaag gTGCGTCTCACCGAGGACCTGGCTGTGTCCACGGCCAGACagtctcagctgcagctggaagcttcctctcagcagcagaaggctgtggagctgcagaacaAGCTGAGCTCAGCCCTTCAGAGCAGTGACCAGCAGAGCCAGCGCATCGCTGGCCTGGAGACACAGCTGGAAG agctgaaggaggcagcagaggccaCCCAGGCTCGCTACCGCTCAGAGAAGCAGAGACGACAGCAGATGGAGCTCAGAGTCAACAGcttggaggaggagctgcaggacctgAAGCTTGAGAAGGGAAGTCTGGAACGA ACGCTGCTGGAAAGGAAGAAGAAGtggcaggcagagctgcagcggcgggaggaggagctggaggagctacGTAGGAGCagccagcaggagcaggagaacctGTGGGCTCAGCTCCGCAGAGCCAGGAGCAGCACTGAGCACAGCGTGTCTGACCAG ATGTGCCAGATGCAGGCGGAGCTGGAGAACGAGTGGAAGACAAAGTGCCACCAGTTGTTGGCATCTGCTAAAGAGCAGCACAGCGCCGAGCTGGCCCAGCTGAGGGACCAGAGAGACCACCTCCAGGACCAGCtgagggagctgcaggagaag CTGATGTTTGTGAAGCGTTCGAGAGactcagaggagcaggagaagctgaGCGAGGAGCTGCTCCTTCTTCAGCAGAAG TACTCAGACCTGGAGCAGCAAGGAACTACTGACAGGTCCAAGTTGGAACAGAGAGTGGCCGAGCTGGAGAGGAGCCTCCTGGAGCAGAAGCCCTCAGGAGACGTGGCAGCAGAG gttAAGCGTGTGATGAATGGAGTGTTCCATTCTCTGAGAGGAGAGTTTGAAGTCGGGGAATCTTACAATGGTCAGGCTGTCCTGGGCATTATCGTCACCACTATCAAG AACGTtaccctgcagctgctcagtcaCACAGACGGAGCTTCTCTCAAGTTGAAtcaagagcaggaggaagaagaggaggaggaggaggaggacagtcTTGGTGGGTCAGAGGAGAGCTCACAGCTGAATACTCGTGTAAATGGAGAGAGCCAAGTGGAAGAGAAGCACGTAGCTGGATCCGCTTCTCACCAAGCTAACGCGACCccgatggaggaggaggaggaggaggaggaggaggaggagacggagaccACAGTGATTGAGTCTGAGACCGTGAGACCGGTGGAAGAGGCTCAGATCCATGCAGGTGACTCGGAGCTGAAGCTCCAGGAGGTCGCGGCAACACGGCCGCCGCCGCAGGACTCTGAGGTCTCCGTGGAGGAGACCAGTAGGGCTGCAGAGGGTTTCCTGGACCAGCAAGCTGCCGGGTCAGACCAGCAAGCTGCCGGGTCAGACCAGCAAGCTGCCGGGTCAGACCAGCAAGCTGCCGGGTCAGACCAGGACGTCGCCGCCAGCACTGAGGAAGACGCCAGCAGTTTGGAAAGAGAAGCACATGGAGGAGAGATGAATGTTTCTCCTCCCAAAGCCCTCCAGCCACCAGCAAACCCGCCTCCACCTCCAGACCCTCTTCACAGCAGCTCAGGGAAGGACACAAG TCTGACgggggcagagggggaggagaaggaagaaccAGTATTCCAGGTCAAAGGTCCTGTAAAGTCCCTTTCACCAcccaaggaggaagaggaggaagacgagctG ACGCTGAAGGGGCAGCCCCCCCCCGCGCCTCTCTTtggtgaagatgaggatgaggatgatgatctGGACTGGATGAAGTGA
- the fkbp15b gene encoding FK506-binding protein 15 isoform X2 encodes MFGGEDEDGDFLSPTGGAKLASLFGLDQKTSQGNESFQYTAPKQPRKNSTPAPLAPKAPPPAGAPAVLFATAVQTFRYINGQYVKQGKLGAAVLGNHTSKEYKLLLYLNQQKQVASAKIHLHFVFTLQPNSYYTFYDDQMQNWSVIFESEKSSSDFCREVCLAKANSAASLDAALVQDLRVGEGQAVEMGDFLEVSYTGWLMHNHGIGQVFDSNQNKDKLLRFKVGSGKVIKGWEEGMLGMKKSGHRLIIVPPHLAYGAKGVPNRVPANSTLIFEVELQRVKFAKDGVSEHSSVSPREPAAPSPAPSSSSTETVASEGPGQPPTTAPGGLGELRSKSNSLSEQLANPDVTKANLISRMAKMGQPMLPFLKGASSQPESSDSELEDTSGSRTKERPAAAAAAAAAAAAAAAAAAEQMCTVAPPTFSFAHAAPPSALLPVMSSGPPGLPGPAFQPYAYTHPSVAQTALQPAGQAAPYIGSTDVTGFLMTEARQQNTEIRLSIGKVGDKVDQLSSKIDDLQKQANLSAGVSSMPMETSIILHNIQRIVQENECLKKEVFEKSSRIEEQNHKISELIEQNQRYLEQSNLLLEKRNDSFKMSNEQSQAKLLQAEQEKPTQPQDLGSGQVRLTEDLAVSTARQSQLQLEASSQQQKAVELQNKLSSALQSSDQQSQRIAGLETQLEELKEAAEATQARYRSEKQRRQQMELRVNSLEEELQDLKLEKGSLERTLLERKKKWQAELQRREEELEELRRSSQQEQENLWAQLRRARSSTEHSVSDQMCQMQAELENEWKTKCHQLLASAKEQHSAELAQLRDQRDHLQDQLRELQEKLMFVKRSRDSEEQEKLSEELLLLQQKYSDLEQQGTTDRSKLEQRVAELERSLLEQKPSGDVAAEVKRVMNGVFHSLRGEFEVGESYNGQAVLGIIVTTIKNVTLQLLSHTDGASLKLNQEQEEEEEEEEEDSLGGSEESSQLNTRVNGESQVEEKHVAGSASHQANATPMEEEEEEEEEEETETTVIESETVRPVEEAQIHAGDSELKLQEVAATRPPPQDSEVSVEETSRAAEGFLDQQAAGSDQQAAGSDQQAAGSDQQAAGSDQDVAASTEEDASSLEREAHGGEMNVSPPKALQPPANPPPPPDPLHSSSGKDTSLTGAEGEEKEEPVFQVKGPVKSLSPPKEEEEEDELTLKGQPPPAPLFGEDEDEDDDLDWMK; translated from the exons ATGTTCGGCGGGGAAGATGAAGACggggacttcctgtctccaacAGGAGG GGCCAAGCTGGCTTCTCTCTTCGGGCTGGACCAGAAGACCAGTCAGGGAAACGAGTCCTTCCAGTACACGGCACCGAAGCAGCCCAGAAAGAACTCCACCCCcg CTCCGCTGGCCCCCAAGGCCCCCCCGCCCGCCGGAGCCCCTGCTGTGCTGTTCGCCACGGCTGTCCAGACGTTCAGATA CATCAATGGACAGTATGTGAAGCAGGGGaagctgggagctgctgtgctGGGCAACCACACCAGCAAGGAG TACAAGCTTCTCCTGTACCTGAACCAACAGAAGCAAGTGGCCTCAGCCAAGATCCACCTGCACTTTGTTTTCACA CTTCAGCCCAACAGCTACTACACCTTCTACGATGACCAGATGCAGAACTGGTCTGTTATTTTTGAATCGGAGAAATCTTCGTCAGACTTCTGCAGAGAG GTGTGTTTGGCCAAAGCCAACAGCGCCGCCTCCCTAGATGCTGCCCTGGTCCAGGATCTGAGAGTTGGTGAGGGTCAGGCGGTGGAGATGGGCGACTTCCTGGAGGTTTCCTACACCGGCTGGCTCATGCACAATCATGGGATTGGACAG GTCTTTGATTCCAACCAGAACAAAGACAAGCTGCTGCGATTTAAAGTTGGGTCGGGAAAAGTGATCAAA GGCTGGGAGGAAGGAATGCTGGGAATGAAGAAATCTGGCCACCGACTCATCAttgtccccccccacctcgcGTACGGGGCCAAGGGGGTCCCCAACCGTGTCCCGGCCAACAGCACGCTCATCTTTGAAGTGGAGCTTCAGCGG GTGAAATTTGCCAAGGACGGTGTGTCTGAGCACAGTAGCGTCAGCCCCAGAGAGCCTGCTGCACcttctcctgccccctcctcctccagcactgAGACGGTGGCCTCAGAGGGTCCAGGACAGCCACCCACCACGGCTCCAGGGGGGCTGGG GGAACTTCGATCCAAGTCCAACTCTCTGAGCGAGCAGCTGGCG AATCCAGACGTGACCAAAGCCAACCTCATCTCCCGCATGGCTAAGATGGGACAGCCCATGCTGCCCTTTCTGAAAGGAGCTTCCAGCCAACCTGAGTCCAGCGACTCGGAGCTTGAG GACACCAGCGGCAGCAGAACCAAGGagcggcctgctgctgctgctgctgccgccgccgccgccgccgccgccgctgctgctgctgctgagcagatGTGCACTGTGGCACCTCCAACCTTCA GTTTCGCTCACGCAGCGCCACCTTCTGCCCTACTTCCTGTGATGAGCTCTGGTCCCCCCGGGCTGCCAGGTCCTGCCTTTCAG CCGTACGCCTACACGCACCCGTCTGTGGCCCAGACCGCgctgcagcctgctggacaaGCTGCCCCGTACATAG GCTCCACTGATGTGACGGGGTTCTTGATGACCGAGGCGAGGCAACAAAACACCGAGATCCGTCTGTCCATTGGAAAAGTGGGGGACAAAGTGGATCAGCTGAGCTCAAAG ATAGATGACCTACAGAAGCAGGCCAACCTGTCGGCCGGGGTGTCCAGCATGCCCATGGAAACCTCCATCATCCTGCACAACATCCAGAGGATCGTTCAG GAAAATGAATGTTTGAAGAAGGAAGTCTTTGAGAAAAGCTCTCGCATAGAGGAACAGAACCATAAGATCAGTGAGCTCATCGAGCAGAACCAGAG GTACCTGGAGCAGAGtaacctgctgctggagaagaggAATGATTCCTTCAAGATGTCCAATGAACAGAGCCAGGCCAAGCTGCTCCAGGCTGAGCAGGAAaag cCCACACAGCCCCAGGACCTTGGCTCTGGCCAG gTGCGTCTCACCGAGGACCTGGCTGTGTCCACGGCCAGACagtctcagctgcagctggaagcttcctctcagcagcagaaggctgtggagctgcagaacaAGCTGAGCTCAGCCCTTCAGAGCAGTGACCAGCAGAGCCAGCGCATCGCTGGCCTGGAGACACAGCTGGAAG agctgaaggaggcagcagaggccaCCCAGGCTCGCTACCGCTCAGAGAAGCAGAGACGACAGCAGATGGAGCTCAGAGTCAACAGcttggaggaggagctgcaggacctgAAGCTTGAGAAGGGAAGTCTGGAACGA ACGCTGCTGGAAAGGAAGAAGAAGtggcaggcagagctgcagcggcgggaggaggagctggaggagctacGTAGGAGCagccagcaggagcaggagaacctGTGGGCTCAGCTCCGCAGAGCCAGGAGCAGCACTGAGCACAGCGTGTCTGACCAG ATGTGCCAGATGCAGGCGGAGCTGGAGAACGAGTGGAAGACAAAGTGCCACCAGTTGTTGGCATCTGCTAAAGAGCAGCACAGCGCCGAGCTGGCCCAGCTGAGGGACCAGAGAGACCACCTCCAGGACCAGCtgagggagctgcaggagaag CTGATGTTTGTGAAGCGTTCGAGAGactcagaggagcaggagaagctgaGCGAGGAGCTGCTCCTTCTTCAGCAGAAG TACTCAGACCTGGAGCAGCAAGGAACTACTGACAGGTCCAAGTTGGAACAGAGAGTGGCCGAGCTGGAGAGGAGCCTCCTGGAGCAGAAGCCCTCAGGAGACGTGGCAGCAGAG gttAAGCGTGTGATGAATGGAGTGTTCCATTCTCTGAGAGGAGAGTTTGAAGTCGGGGAATCTTACAATGGTCAGGCTGTCCTGGGCATTATCGTCACCACTATCAAG AACGTtaccctgcagctgctcagtcaCACAGACGGAGCTTCTCTCAAGTTGAAtcaagagcaggaggaagaagaggaggaggaggaggaggacagtcTTGGTGGGTCAGAGGAGAGCTCACAGCTGAATACTCGTGTAAATGGAGAGAGCCAAGTGGAAGAGAAGCACGTAGCTGGATCCGCTTCTCACCAAGCTAACGCGACCccgatggaggaggaggaggaggaggaggaggaggaggagacggagaccACAGTGATTGAGTCTGAGACCGTGAGACCGGTGGAAGAGGCTCAGATCCATGCAGGTGACTCGGAGCTGAAGCTCCAGGAGGTCGCGGCAACACGGCCGCCGCCGCAGGACTCTGAGGTCTCCGTGGAGGAGACCAGTAGGGCTGCAGAGGGTTTCCTGGACCAGCAAGCTGCCGGGTCAGACCAGCAAGCTGCCGGGTCAGACCAGCAAGCTGCCGGGTCAGACCAGCAAGCTGCCGGGTCAGACCAGGACGTCGCCGCCAGCACTGAGGAAGACGCCAGCAGTTTGGAAAGAGAAGCACATGGAGGAGAGATGAATGTTTCTCCTCCCAAAGCCCTCCAGCCACCAGCAAACCCGCCTCCACCTCCAGACCCTCTTCACAGCAGCTCAGGGAAGGACACAAG TCTGACgggggcagagggggaggagaaggaagaaccAGTATTCCAGGTCAAAGGTCCTGTAAAGTCCCTTTCACCAcccaaggaggaagaggaggaagacgagctG ACGCTGAAGGGGCAGCCCCCCCCCGCGCCTCTCTTtggtgaagatgaggatgaggatgatgatctGGACTGGATGAAGTGA
- the fkbp15b gene encoding FK506-binding protein 15 isoform X3, with protein sequence MFGGEDEDGDFLSPTGGAKLASLFGLDQKTSQGNESFQYTAPKQPRKNSTPGETPPPAPLAPKAPPPAGAPAVLFATAVQTFRYINGQYVKQGKLGAAVLGNHTSKEYKLLLYLNQQKQVASAKIHLHFVFTLQPNSYYTFYDDQMQNWSVIFESEKSSSDFCREVCLAKANSAASLDAALVQDLRVGEGQAVEMGDFLEVSYTGWLMHNHGIGQVFDSNQNKDKLLRFKVGSGKVIKGWEEGMLGMKKSGHRLIIVPPHLAYGAKGVPNRVPANSTLIFEVELQRVKFAKDGVSEHSSVSPREPAAPSPAPSSSSTETVASEGPGQPPTTAPGGLGELRSKSNSLSEQLANPDVTKANLISRMAKMGQPMLPFLKGASSQPESSDSELEDTSGSRTKERPAAAAAAAAAAAAAAAAAAEQMCTVAPPTFSFAHAAPPSALLPVMSSGPPGLPGPAFQPYAYTHPSVAQTALQPAGQAAPYIGSTDVTGFLMTEARQQNTEIRLSIGKVGDKVDQLSSKIDDLQKQANLSAGVSSMPMETSIILHNIQRIVQENECLKKEVFEKSSRIEEQNHKISELIEQNQRYLEQSNLLLEKRNDSFKMSNEQSQAKLLQAEQEKVRLTEDLAVSTARQSQLQLEASSQQQKAVELQNKLSSALQSSDQQSQRIAGLETQLEELKEAAEATQARYRSEKQRRQQMELRVNSLEEELQDLKLEKGSLERTLLERKKKWQAELQRREEELEELRRSSQQEQENLWAQLRRARSSTEHSVSDQMCQMQAELENEWKTKCHQLLASAKEQHSAELAQLRDQRDHLQDQLRELQEKLMFVKRSRDSEEQEKLSEELLLLQQKYSDLEQQGTTDRSKLEQRVAELERSLLEQKPSGDVAAEVKRVMNGVFHSLRGEFEVGESYNGQAVLGIIVTTIKNVTLQLLSHTDGASLKLNQEQEEEEEEEEEDSLGGSEESSQLNTRVNGESQVEEKHVAGSASHQANATPMEEEEEEEEEEETETTVIESETVRPVEEAQIHAGDSELKLQEVAATRPPPQDSEVSVEETSRAAEGFLDQQAAGSDQQAAGSDQQAAGSDQQAAGSDQDVAASTEEDASSLEREAHGGEMNVSPPKALQPPANPPPPPDPLHSSSGKDTSLTGAEGEEKEEPVFQVKGPVKSLSPPKEEEEEDELTLKGQPPPAPLFGEDEDEDDDLDWMK encoded by the exons ATGTTCGGCGGGGAAGATGAAGACggggacttcctgtctccaacAGGAGG GGCCAAGCTGGCTTCTCTCTTCGGGCTGGACCAGAAGACCAGTCAGGGAAACGAGTCCTTCCAGTACACGGCACCGAAGCAGCCCAGAAAGAACTCCACCCCcggtgagacccccccccctg CTCCGCTGGCCCCCAAGGCCCCCCCGCCCGCCGGAGCCCCTGCTGTGCTGTTCGCCACGGCTGTCCAGACGTTCAGATA CATCAATGGACAGTATGTGAAGCAGGGGaagctgggagctgctgtgctGGGCAACCACACCAGCAAGGAG TACAAGCTTCTCCTGTACCTGAACCAACAGAAGCAAGTGGCCTCAGCCAAGATCCACCTGCACTTTGTTTTCACA CTTCAGCCCAACAGCTACTACACCTTCTACGATGACCAGATGCAGAACTGGTCTGTTATTTTTGAATCGGAGAAATCTTCGTCAGACTTCTGCAGAGAG GTGTGTTTGGCCAAAGCCAACAGCGCCGCCTCCCTAGATGCTGCCCTGGTCCAGGATCTGAGAGTTGGTGAGGGTCAGGCGGTGGAGATGGGCGACTTCCTGGAGGTTTCCTACACCGGCTGGCTCATGCACAATCATGGGATTGGACAG GTCTTTGATTCCAACCAGAACAAAGACAAGCTGCTGCGATTTAAAGTTGGGTCGGGAAAAGTGATCAAA GGCTGGGAGGAAGGAATGCTGGGAATGAAGAAATCTGGCCACCGACTCATCAttgtccccccccacctcgcGTACGGGGCCAAGGGGGTCCCCAACCGTGTCCCGGCCAACAGCACGCTCATCTTTGAAGTGGAGCTTCAGCGG GTGAAATTTGCCAAGGACGGTGTGTCTGAGCACAGTAGCGTCAGCCCCAGAGAGCCTGCTGCACcttctcctgccccctcctcctccagcactgAGACGGTGGCCTCAGAGGGTCCAGGACAGCCACCCACCACGGCTCCAGGGGGGCTGGG GGAACTTCGATCCAAGTCCAACTCTCTGAGCGAGCAGCTGGCG AATCCAGACGTGACCAAAGCCAACCTCATCTCCCGCATGGCTAAGATGGGACAGCCCATGCTGCCCTTTCTGAAAGGAGCTTCCAGCCAACCTGAGTCCAGCGACTCGGAGCTTGAG GACACCAGCGGCAGCAGAACCAAGGagcggcctgctgctgctgctgctgccgccgccgccgccgccgccgccgctgctgctgctgctgagcagatGTGCACTGTGGCACCTCCAACCTTCA GTTTCGCTCACGCAGCGCCACCTTCTGCCCTACTTCCTGTGATGAGCTCTGGTCCCCCCGGGCTGCCAGGTCCTGCCTTTCAG CCGTACGCCTACACGCACCCGTCTGTGGCCCAGACCGCgctgcagcctgctggacaaGCTGCCCCGTACATAG GCTCCACTGATGTGACGGGGTTCTTGATGACCGAGGCGAGGCAACAAAACACCGAGATCCGTCTGTCCATTGGAAAAGTGGGGGACAAAGTGGATCAGCTGAGCTCAAAG ATAGATGACCTACAGAAGCAGGCCAACCTGTCGGCCGGGGTGTCCAGCATGCCCATGGAAACCTCCATCATCCTGCACAACATCCAGAGGATCGTTCAG GAAAATGAATGTTTGAAGAAGGAAGTCTTTGAGAAAAGCTCTCGCATAGAGGAACAGAACCATAAGATCAGTGAGCTCATCGAGCAGAACCAGAG GTACCTGGAGCAGAGtaacctgctgctggagaagaggAATGATTCCTTCAAGATGTCCAATGAACAGAGCCAGGCCAAGCTGCTCCAGGCTGAGCAGGAAaag gTGCGTCTCACCGAGGACCTGGCTGTGTCCACGGCCAGACagtctcagctgcagctggaagcttcctctcagcagcagaaggctgtggagctgcagaacaAGCTGAGCTCAGCCCTTCAGAGCAGTGACCAGCAGAGCCAGCGCATCGCTGGCCTGGAGACACAGCTGGAAG agctgaaggaggcagcagaggccaCCCAGGCTCGCTACCGCTCAGAGAAGCAGAGACGACAGCAGATGGAGCTCAGAGTCAACAGcttggaggaggagctgcaggacctgAAGCTTGAGAAGGGAAGTCTGGAACGA ACGCTGCTGGAAAGGAAGAAGAAGtggcaggcagagctgcagcggcgggaggaggagctggaggagctacGTAGGAGCagccagcaggagcaggagaacctGTGGGCTCAGCTCCGCAGAGCCAGGAGCAGCACTGAGCACAGCGTGTCTGACCAG ATGTGCCAGATGCAGGCGGAGCTGGAGAACGAGTGGAAGACAAAGTGCCACCAGTTGTTGGCATCTGCTAAAGAGCAGCACAGCGCCGAGCTGGCCCAGCTGAGGGACCAGAGAGACCACCTCCAGGACCAGCtgagggagctgcaggagaag CTGATGTTTGTGAAGCGTTCGAGAGactcagaggagcaggagaagctgaGCGAGGAGCTGCTCCTTCTTCAGCAGAAG TACTCAGACCTGGAGCAGCAAGGAACTACTGACAGGTCCAAGTTGGAACAGAGAGTGGCCGAGCTGGAGAGGAGCCTCCTGGAGCAGAAGCCCTCAGGAGACGTGGCAGCAGAG gttAAGCGTGTGATGAATGGAGTGTTCCATTCTCTGAGAGGAGAGTTTGAAGTCGGGGAATCTTACAATGGTCAGGCTGTCCTGGGCATTATCGTCACCACTATCAAG AACGTtaccctgcagctgctcagtcaCACAGACGGAGCTTCTCTCAAGTTGAAtcaagagcaggaggaagaagaggaggaggaggaggaggacagtcTTGGTGGGTCAGAGGAGAGCTCACAGCTGAATACTCGTGTAAATGGAGAGAGCCAAGTGGAAGAGAAGCACGTAGCTGGATCCGCTTCTCACCAAGCTAACGCGACCccgatggaggaggaggaggaggaggaggaggaggaggagacggagaccACAGTGATTGAGTCTGAGACCGTGAGACCGGTGGAAGAGGCTCAGATCCATGCAGGTGACTCGGAGCTGAAGCTCCAGGAGGTCGCGGCAACACGGCCGCCGCCGCAGGACTCTGAGGTCTCCGTGGAGGAGACCAGTAGGGCTGCAGAGGGTTTCCTGGACCAGCAAGCTGCCGGGTCAGACCAGCAAGCTGCCGGGTCAGACCAGCAAGCTGCCGGGTCAGACCAGCAAGCTGCCGGGTCAGACCAGGACGTCGCCGCCAGCACTGAGGAAGACGCCAGCAGTTTGGAAAGAGAAGCACATGGAGGAGAGATGAATGTTTCTCCTCCCAAAGCCCTCCAGCCACCAGCAAACCCGCCTCCACCTCCAGACCCTCTTCACAGCAGCTCAGGGAAGGACACAAG TCTGACgggggcagagggggaggagaaggaagaaccAGTATTCCAGGTCAAAGGTCCTGTAAAGTCCCTTTCACCAcccaaggaggaagaggaggaagacgagctG ACGCTGAAGGGGCAGCCCCCCCCCGCGCCTCTCTTtggtgaagatgaggatgaggatgatgatctGGACTGGATGAAGTGA